The genomic segment ATGGGCGAACAGCCCAACCCTTGGGACCTACTTCAGCCCCAGGATGCGATGAGCCGACATCGAGGTGCCAAACCTCCCCGTCGATGTGAACTCTTGGGGGAGATAAGCCTGTTATCCCCAGGGTAGCTTTTATCCGTTGAGCGATGGCCCTTCCATGCGGTGCCACCGGATCACTAAGCCCGACTTTCGTCCCTGCTCGACTTGTGGGTCTCGCAGTCAAGCTCCCTTGTGCCTTTACACTCTGCGAATGATTTCCAACCATTCTGAGGGAACCTTTGGGCGCCTCCGTTACCTTTTGGGAGGCGACCGCCCCAGTCAAACTGCCTGCCTGACACTGTCTCCGGACCGGATCACGGTCCCGGGTTAGAATGTCGGTATCGAAAGGGCAGTATCCCACCGGCGCCTCAGCCGAACCTGGCGGTCCGGCGTCAAAGGCTCCTGCCTATCCTGTACAATCGATACCCACATCCAATATCAGGCTGCAGTAAAGCTCCATGGGGTCTTTCCGTCCTGTCGCGGGTAACCTGCATCTTCACAGGTACTATAATTTCACCGGGTCTCTCGTTGAGACAGTATCCAAATCGTTACACCTTTCGTGCGGGTCGGAACTTACCCGACAAGGAATTTCGCTACCTTAGGACCGTTATAGTTACGGCCGCCGTTTACTGGGGCTTCGGTTCAAAGCTTCTCCCCGAAGGGATGACCTCTCCTCTTAACCTTCCAGCACCGGGCAGGTGTCAGCCCCTATACATCACCTTTCGGTTTAGCAGAAACCTGTGTTTTTGGTAAACAGTCGCTTGGATCTTTTCACTGCGGCTCAGAGGGCCCGAAGGCCCTTTGAGCACCCCTTCTCCCGAAGTTACGGGGTGATTTTGCCGAGTTCCTTAACGAGAGTTCTCCCGAGCGTCTCAGAATTCTCTTCTTGCCCACCTGTGTCGGTTTGGGTACGGGCGCTGGTTCACTCGCCAGAGGCTTTTCTAGGCAGTGTAGGTTGTGGCCCTTCGGTACTTAAATTTCCCTCCTCATCACCGTCCGGCCTCAGGCAGCGGGATTTGCCTCGCTGCCGGCCTCGCGGCTTGAACGCACGCTTCCATCCGTGCGCTGACCTCGCCTTCCTGCGTCCCCCCTTCACTCAAACGTGTTCCAGCGGTACAGGAATATCCACCTGTTGTCCATCGCCTACGCCTTTCGGCCTCGGCTTAGGCCCCGACTGACCCTGGGCGGACGAACCTTCCCCAGGAACCCTCGGGCTTTCGACGGAGGAGATTCTCACTCCTCTTTTCGTTACTCATACCGGCATTCTCACTTCCAGACGCTCCAGCCTGCCTTCCGGCAGACCTTCCCGGCCTCTGGAACGCTCCCCTACCATGACTCTGAAAGAGTCATCCGCGGCTTCGGTGCTGCGCTTAGCCCCGTTACATTTTCGGCGCGGCGCCACTCGACCAGTGAGCTATTACGCACTCTTTAAATGGTGGCTGCTTCTGAGCCAACATCCTGGTTGTCTGGGCAACGCCACATCCTTTCCCACTCAGCGCAAACTTAGGGACCTTAGCCGGCGGTCTGGGCTGTTTCCCTTTCGACGACGGATCTTATCACTCGCCGTCTGACTCCCGGAGCCTGAGCGTCTGGCATTCGGAGTTTGACTGAACTCGGTAATCCTGTGGGGACCCCTTATTCAATCAGTGCTCTACCTCCAGACCTCTTTCTCCGAGGCTAGCCCTAAAGCTATTTCGGGGAGAACCAGCTATCTCCGTGTTCGATTGGCATTTCACCCCTACCCACACCTCATCCCCGCATTTTTCAACATGCGTGGGTTCGGGCCTCCATCCAGTGTTACCTGGACTTCACCCTGGACATGGGTAGATCACACGGTTTCGGGTCGGCAACTCTGAACTCATTCGCCCTCTTCAGACTCGCTTTCGCTGCGGCTCCGCCTCTCCGGCTTAACCTTGCTCAGAATCGCCACTCGCCGGTCCATTCTACAAAAGGTACGCTGTCACCCCCGAAGGGGCTCCAACTACTTGCAGGCACACGGTTTCAGGATCTCTTTCACTCCCCTTCCGGGGTGCTTTTCACCTTTCCCTCACGGTACTGGTTCACTATCGGTCACTGGGGAGTATTTAGCCTTGGGAGACGGTCCTCCCAGCTTCCGACGGGGTTTCTCGTGTCCCGCCGTACTCAGGATCCACTCCGGAGAGCGCGCCTCTTCGGCTACAGGGCGTTTGCCTTCTTCGGCCGGCCCTTCCAGGCCATTCGCCTGAAACGCGCTTTTCTGACTCCATGCGGAGTGTCCTACAACCCCAGGGAGCAAGCCCCCTGGTTTGGGCTGTTTCCTTTTCGCTCGCCACTACTCGGGAAATCGCATTTGCTTTCTCTTCCTCCGGGTACTGAGATGTTTCAGTTCCCCGGGTCTGCCTTGACGCCCCTATGAATTCAGTGCGTCATCCTGTCCGTCAGGACAGGGGGTTTCCCCATTCGGAAATCTCCGGATCAAAGCCCACTTACGGCTCCCCGGAGCTTATCGGAATTCGTTCCGTCCTTCATCGGCTCCCAGTGCCAAGGCATCCACCGTGTGCCCTTTAAAACTTAACCACCGACACAATCATTGATCATGTCCTGGACAAAATGGAATTCTTGACGTGTTTTCTGTATCTTTCGTTATCCAGTTTTCAAGGATCGTCCCGCGTGCCCTGCGGCACGCCGGGTATTGAAGGAATGACTCCTTCAAAACCAAACAAAAGCCCAAACGTTTCGCTATCGATCGTTTCCTTAGAAAGGAGGTGATCCAGCCGCACCTTCCGATACGGCTACCTTGTTACGACTTCACCCCAATCATTTGTCCCACCTTCGGCGGCTGGGCCCATAAAGGTTCCCGCACCGACTTCGGGTGTTACAAACTCTCGTGGTGTGACGGGCGGTGTGTACAAGGCCCGGGAACGGATTCACCGCGGCATGCTGATCCGCGATTACTAGCAATTCCGGCTTCATGCAGGCGGGTTGCAGCCTGCAATCCGAACTGGGGGCGGCTTTATGGGATTGGCTCAGCCTCGCGGCTTCGCTGCCCTTTGTACCGCCCATTGTAGCACGTGTGTAGCCCAGATCATAAGGGGCATGATGATTTGACGTCATCCCCACCTTCCTCCGGTTTGTCACCGGCAGTCACCCTCGAGTGCCCAACTGAATGCTGGCAACCAGGGTCAAGGGTTGCGCTCGTTGCGGGACTTAACCCAACATCTCACGACACGAGCTGACGACAACCATGCACCACCTGTCACTTCGTCCCCCGAAGGGGAAAACCCGATCTCTCGGGCGGTCGAAGGATGTCAAGACCTGGTAAGGTTCTTCGCGTTGCTTCGAATTAAACCACATGCTCCACTGCTTGTGCGGGCCCCCGTCAATTCCTTTGAGTTTCAGCCTTGCGGCCGTACTCCCCAGGCGGAATGCTTAATGTGTTAACTTCAGCACTAAGGGGTTGGACCCCCCTAACACCTGGCATTCATCGTTTACGGCGTGGACTACCAGGGTATCTAATCCTGTTCGCTCCCCACGCTTTCGCACCTCAGCGTCAGTAACAGACCAGAGAGCCGCCTTCGCCACTGGTATTCCTCCACATCTCTACGCATTTCACCGCTACACGTGGAATTCTACTCTCCTCTTCTGTACTCAAGCTCCCCAGTTTCCAATGCCCGCCTGCAGTTGAGCTGCAGAATTTCACATCAGACTTAAGAAGCCGCCTGCGCGCGCTTTACGCCCAATAATTCCGGACAACGCTTGCCACCTACGTATTACCGCGGCTGCTGGCACGTAGTTAGCCGTGGCTTTCTGGCCGGATACCGTCACGACGCGGACATTTCCTCCCGCATCCGTTCTTCTCCGGCAACAGAGCTTTACGATCCGAAAACCTTCTTCGCTCACGCGGCGTTGCTCCATCAGACTTTCGTCCATTGTGGAAGATTCCCTACTGCTGCCTCCCGTAGGAGTTTGGGCCGTGTCTCAGTCCCAATGTGGCCGATCACCCTCTCAGGTCGGCTATGCATCGCGGCCTTGGTGGGCCGTTACCCCGCCAACAAGCTAATGCACCGCGGGCCCATCAGTCAGTGATGGCCGAAACCATCTTTCAGCTCCGCACCATGCGGTGCGGAGGATCATCCGGTATTAGCTGCGGTTTCCCACAGTTATCCCAGTCTGACCGGCAGGTTGCCCACGTGTTACTCACCCATCCGCCGCTCACCTCAGGGAGCAAGCTCCCCTCTGTGCGCACGACTTGCATGTATTAGGCACGCCGCCAGCGTTCGTCCTGAGCCAGGATCAAACTCTCCAAAAAAGTGTTGCTTCTTCCGGATCCCTTTCGGCATCCGGGTCAAACTTTTTCGTTCATAAGATCCATAGCAAATTGAATTGATCAGGGGATAAACCCCTTAAATCACGCTTGGCTTTTGTTCGGTTTTCAAGGAACATTCCGTGTTGCCTTTCTCGACTGCAACTTTTAAAGTATATCATGTCGCTTCAAGAAAGTCAATAACTTTTTTCACCTTTTTCAACGACAAAAACTATTATATTATCACACCGACATTCTGTCAAGAACTTTTTTGCAGCTTTTGAAGAAAAAGCCTTCAGAAAAACGATGTCTTCTCGGGTAGCGCCTGGCTTACCAGTCAGCAGGTTTTTCTTTATCCTGAAAAAACGCGGCAATGAGTATATTAACATCCCGCACTCTATCCGTCAACACCTGAACCTTCATTTCAGCCGGATAATTTAATGAAGACCAGTGCGGCTACGCCAGGCAGTCCAAGAATCCCGCTTATCGACGCTGTAGCAAGATTAATAGGTATATGCAGATTAAAGGATTCTCCGATCACGTTGAGAAGAAAAAGCATAAATACCCCTACTGTCAGTCTGACAGCCAGTTTTCCCAGCCATCTTAACGGACGTAAGGATCCCGACAGGACAAGCATCAGCAAAAAAAGAACAACAGCACAACCGGCAATAAGTAAAAACTGTTGCATCAGAACAGACCTCCTCTCTTACCTGTTATAAAAGTATATGGAGACCTGTCCATTTAAGAACCTTTACCGGTTGTTTATCCGCACATGCTGTTCACGTACTTCTTTTAACAGAAACAGGTATCTGACTTCTGACAGTTTAAGCTGATACAGTACTTCATCAGAAGGATCTATACTGGATTCAATCACCCGCTTCTTATTCATCCAGTCATCTTTGCATCGATACAGGGCATCAATCAGGGCGTCGGTCATTTGTTTTCGAAGCAGCCCTTTCTTCTTTCCAAACATGGTCAATCCTCCCCAATTCTGATCAGTCTTTTTTTCGAGCAGGACAATTTAAAGGGGCTACAATTCCCTGCGACCTTCAAGGGCTTTCGAAAGGGTCACTTCATCAGCGTATTCCAGATCCCCCCGACAGGCAGACCGTGGGCAATTCTTGAGGTTTTCACACCGATCGGTTTGACCAGTCTGGAGATATACATCGCCGTCGCTTCGCCTTCGACTGTCGGATTTGTCGCCAGAATGATCTCCTTAATCTGTTCATCTTTAAGCCGCCTGATCAGTTCGGCGATCCTGATATCCTCGGGCCCGATCCCGTCAATTGGTGAGATGACGCCGTGGAGCACATGATACAGACCATGGTAGTCCCTCATTTTTTCCAGTGCGACGACATCTTTCGGATCCTGTACGACACAAATGGTCGAATGATCGCGGGAAGAGTCGTCACAAATGGAACAGGGATCATGGTCACTGATATTCTGGCACACAGAACAGTAAACCAGTTTCCTTTTCACATCAACCAGTGAACGGGCAAATGACATCACGTCTTCTTCGTTCATATCCACGGTAAAAAAGGCAAGACGTTGAGCAGTCTTCGGCCCTATTCCCGGTAACTTCATATAACTGTCAATTAATTTTGCAATGGGTTCAGGGTATTGCATAATACATTTTCCTCCCTGGAAAATCCGGATAAAGAATCAGCAGCGAATCCCGCGATCCGATGATCCATCGGTTTACGGAATTCGCCGCTTCAGCCTGCTTCGTCACTGATCGTCAGAAACCCGGTAAATTCATCCCTTTTGTAAATTTTCCAAGGCGCTGAGCGGTCAGTTCATCCGCTTTTGTCAGTGCATCATTAACTGCGGCCAGAACCAGGTCCTGCAGCATATCTACGTCATCCGGATCCACTGCTTCCGGCTGGATTGCCACATCGACAACCTGTTTATGACCGTTGGCCTTGACTGTCACGACACCGCCACCCGCCGTACCCTCTACTATTTCGTCTTTCAGTTTTTCCTGCGCTTCGGCCATCTGTTTCTGCATTTTCTGTACCTGACGCATCATATTGTTCATATTTCCACGCATAATTCTGATCGCCTCCTGATTAATCTTGCCTGTTTAGTCCCGTATATCCAGAAGATCGGGACCTGCTATTTTTTTTGCTTCCTCAATCATTGGGTCTTCTGCAGGTTTCTGGCCGTTGTCTTCTCCCTGCTCCTTCGACCGCTGAATATATTCTGCTTTCAGCTTTTTCCATATTTCTTCCGGAACCGGGTACATGGTTTTCTGCTTATGGATAACTTGCTGCAGGGCCGACTGCACCAGTTCAGGTATATGACTCTTTTTATCCATGACCATCTGACAGTGAAAATCATATTTGAAAGACAGGATGAAGCCCTCCGGAGAACTGGCGACGGGCCGACTCTCAAGCAGCCAGGCATGTGCCGCCACATTTTCGGCACGGACTTTCGCCATCACTTCTCCCCACGCCGACCGGAGCTCCATGAGATCCTCTCTGGTTGCCGTATCAAGTACATGATTCAACTGCGTCACTGGAAGTTTCAGATTGCCGTGCGACGATATCCGCCTGCGTGATCCGGCCGGTGCGGCATGTGCTGTACCGGTCGGCGATGAAGCCAGACTGTCCATTTTCTTTTCAATCGCCGTCACTCTTTTCTCCAGAGGAACAAGGTCGGGCGCAGGTCCGGTCGCCTGATCTGCCGGCGCCCGGCACAGTTTAACAATGGCCATTTCGAGGAAAATCCTCGGGTGGTTGGTCCGCTTCATTTCCAGAAAAGCCTTGTTCAGTTGATCAATCATCGTGTAGAGCCGACTGGCAGGTATTTGATCCGCCTGTTTCCGGAAGGCGTCGTCTACCCGCGGCCGGCTAAGTATATCTTCCAGACTTGGCGAGGTCTGATACAGCAAAAGATCCCGGTAATAGAGAAGCAGCTGTTCAATCAGTCTGAGCGGATCCTTGCCCTGATCAAGCAGGGCACCTGTCTTGCTGATTGCCCGAGCCGCATCTTGCTGGTCAAGCGCTTCGACCAGTTCGCAGATTAGCTGGTCGGATACCAATCCCGTAACATCAAGCACATCCTGAACAGTAATTTTCCCATCACTGTAGGCTGCTGTCTGATCCAGAACACTCAGCGCATCACGCATACCGCCTTCGCTTGCTTTGGCAATCAGTTGTAATGCCGCGTCTTCCGCTTCGATATGCTGGTCATGTGCAACGAACTCCAGACGTTCGGCAATCGCCGCCGAGGGAATTCTGCGAAAATCAAACTGCTGACAGCGCGAGATGATCGTCAGCGGTATTTTCTGCGGCTCCGTCGTCGCCAATATAAACACCACATGTTCCGGGGGCTCCTCCAGTGTTTTCAGCAGTGCATTAAACGCCCCTGTCGACAGCATGTGCACTTCATCAATAATATAGACTTTATAACGCACTTCACTTGGTGCATATTTAACCTTGTCACGAATCTCACGGATTTCATCGACCCCATTATTTGATGCGGCATCAATTTCGATGACATCAGAAATACGGCCCTCCGTGATGCCGCGGCAGGCTGCACATTCATTACAGGGATCAGCGACCGGCGCATGCTCACAGTTGATGGCCTTGGCAAGAATCTTTGCAGCACTGGTTTTCCCGGTCCCGCGTGGCCCGGTAAATAAATAGGCATGTGAAAACTGCTGTTTGACCAGGGCGTGCTGCAGTGTCTGTGTGATATGCTGCTGTCCGGCTATATCATGAAAAGTCTGGGGCCGGTATACTCTGTAAAGAGCCTGATAAGCCAAAAGTGCCCCTCCTTCCGCTGCCGTATTCCGGCTCTTTTAGATCATAAATTCATTATAACGGTATCAGGCCGTGAAGTGAACTGCAACCTCATCACTGTATGTATCAAGTTTTTCTCAGTCCCTCGGTCAGAGGGGGGTACGGGCCTCGTCGCTCTCAGCCGGACCCGCTGTCATCTCATATCCTGATTCTCACTCTGCCCGGTGCTTATGCCGGCATTTTCTTTATACTTCTTCTTAACGGATAAGTTTATCGTCAAGAACGTTCCGGCGACGGCAATGAGCAGACCGCAAAGCATGATTGTGTATCCCGCCGTCAGCCACTCACTCAAAATCCCATTGATTCCCATACCGATTAATGTGGCGGTTGAAGCCAGGCTGCCCACTAATCCAATAAATCTGGCAAGCTGATTATAGGGAATATATTTTTGCCAGAATGTTGATGAAGACATATTAAACACGGCATTTGCAACGCCCGTCAGGAAGGAGGCAACGCACATTGACAGGATCGAATGGCCGATGCCGATCATACCGTAGCATAGTCCGAGAACCAAACCGGAGAGACCTAATTGTATTTTCAAGGGCCATTTCACAACCCATCTTGCGGCAAACATACTCGTCACCAGGATTCCGAGGCTCAGTGCGCCTACGACATAGCCGACGGAATACGTATTTAAACCGGCATCGTTGATGTGTGCCGTCAGCATCACATCTGCGCCCGCCACGCCGAACAAAATCAAAAGAAAAGTAACAAGCAGATTGACCATCACGCTATCGCGAAGCGGGGACATCCCTTCTTGCCATATTTGATAGAACGATTTGTTCTTAAACCCGCCATGCGTTTGCTTCCCCGATTCATTTAATTTTCCCTGATCCGCCAGTTTGATCAAGATCAGCGCACCGAGTACATAGGTCACAGCATCAATGAGAAACCCCATACGCTTAAGATGATCGGGCAGCAATGCCAGAACGGAAACGGCCAACATCGGCCCGATAATTTTGACACATTCATTTGCCATTTGGAAAGAAGAATTAGCCGTCATTCTGTTCTCCTCTTCAACAGAAGCGACAAGGTATTTTTGAAAAGCGGGGTCCCGGTACGCATTGATAAAGGCAATCCAAAATGCGGCAAGAGCGTACAGCCAAACATTCAACGGAAAGAAAATAACAAGCAAAATAACTAACGCGCTTACCCAGTTTGCCACAATTAATATATTTTTAGGGTTTCTATGTTCGATATAGATCCCGGAAAACTGGCCGCCAATCA from the Sporolactobacillus sp. Y61 genome contains:
- the dnaX gene encoding DNA polymerase III subunit gamma/tau, whose product is MAYQALYRVYRPQTFHDIAGQQHITQTLQHALVKQQFSHAYLFTGPRGTGKTSAAKILAKAINCEHAPVADPCNECAACRGITEGRISDVIEIDAASNNGVDEIREIRDKVKYAPSEVRYKVYIIDEVHMLSTGAFNALLKTLEEPPEHVVFILATTEPQKIPLTIISRCQQFDFRRIPSAAIAERLEFVAHDQHIEAEDAALQLIAKASEGGMRDALSVLDQTAAYSDGKITVQDVLDVTGLVSDQLICELVEALDQQDAARAISKTGALLDQGKDPLRLIEQLLLYYRDLLLYQTSPSLEDILSRPRVDDAFRKQADQIPASRLYTMIDQLNKAFLEMKRTNHPRIFLEMAIVKLCRAPADQATGPAPDLVPLEKRVTAIEKKMDSLASSPTGTAHAAPAGSRRRISSHGNLKLPVTQLNHVLDTATREDLMELRSAWGEVMAKVRAENVAAHAWLLESRPVASSPEGFILSFKYDFHCQMVMDKKSHIPELVQSALQQVIHKQKTMYPVPEEIWKKLKAEYIQRSKEQGEDNGQKPAEDPMIEEAKKIAGPDLLDIRD
- a CDS encoding YbaB/EbfC family nucleoid-associated protein, with the protein product MRGNMNNMMRQVQKMQKQMAEAQEKLKDEIVEGTAGGGVVTVKANGHKQVVDVAIQPEAVDPDDVDMLQDLVLAAVNDALTKADELTAQRLGKFTKGMNLPGF
- a CDS encoding MFS transporter, which translates into the protein MLKLFKKDRDLFYLMGSVIISQLGTWFTYMLMIVAVYNHTQDVLVTMILTAAEMIAGLIGGQFSGIYIEHRNPKNILIVANWVSALVILLVIFFPLNVWLYALAAFWIAFINAYRDPAFQKYLVASVEEENRMTANSSFQMANECVKIIGPMLAVSVLALLPDHLKRMGFLIDAVTYVLGALILIKLADQGKLNESGKQTHGGFKNKSFYQIWQEGMSPLRDSVMVNLLVTFLLILFGVAGADVMLTAHINDAGLNTYSVGYVVGALSLGILVTSMFAARWVVKWPLKIQLGLSGLVLGLCYGMIGIGHSILSMCVASFLTGVANAVFNMSSSTFWQKYIPYNQLARFIGLVGSLASTATLIGMGINGILSEWLTAGYTIMLCGLLIAVAGTFLTINLSVKKKYKENAGISTGQSENQDMR
- a CDS encoding YaaL family protein; this translates as MFGKKKGLLRKQMTDALIDALYRCKDDWMNKKRVIESSIDPSDEVLYQLKLSEVRYLFLLKEVREQHVRINNR
- a CDS encoding pro-sigmaK processing inhibitor BofA family protein produces the protein MQQFLLIAGCAVVLFLLMLVLSGSLRPLRWLGKLAVRLTVGVFMLFLLNVIGESFNLHIPINLATASISGILGLPGVAALVFIKLSG